Proteins from a genomic interval of Scatophagus argus isolate fScaArg1 chromosome 6, fScaArg1.pri, whole genome shotgun sequence:
- the si:zfos-943e10.1 gene encoding GRAM domain-containing protein 2B isoform X1 — protein MLENKRERLKTFLRKIDEKAIVRIKHFMKESSYPVESSGGGLPAKVKKSRSSLGKSSIKVETRKALSLEAAQLEIQQQHKTLTRQTAIRSQTFDVDSRGFERTEGTGTQSSFMKHNKTFHQLFPDIPKNEDLIHAYICALQKEVPYHGRLYITDTHACFYSSVLLKDTKVVIPVSCIHIVKKQNMALLVPNALSIRTSDGDKYLFVSMRNRESCFQLLRSLCPQIEDGSTNSSPVFSSAENSFDKSKPVNTSQSSLDDSFDQLDGSESQALQDRPLHRPHRETVPNGNSLAYRSLHMQQDDSSSSEELSVSGSSGSWVWNVTEKAKSLLVQREASTLNTLLFIYLILVVLLLLSSGYIGLRIVALEEQLTSLGALPEFTLQSRYRQDT, from the exons CAGCTACCCAGTAGAGAGCAGCGGTGGCGGGCTGCCAGCTaaagtgaagaaaagcaggagCAGCTTAGGCAAAAGCAGCATTAAGGTGGAGACGAGGAAAGCCTTGAGCTTGGAGGCGGCGCAGCTCGAGATCCAGCAACAGCACAAAACCCTCACGAGACAAACTGCTATCAG GTCGCAGACGTTCGATGTTGACAGCAGAGGCTTTGAGAGGACGGAGGGCACTGGCACACAAAGT AGTTTCATGAAGCACAACAAGACATTCCACCAGTTGTTTCCAGACATTCCTAAGAATGAGGACTTGATACATG CCTACATCTGTGCCCTGCAGAAGGAAGTGCCCTACCACGGTCGACTGTACATCACTGACACACATGCCTGTTTCTACTCCTCCGTTCTACTCAAGGACACCAAG GTAGTAATTCCGGTTTCCTGCATCCACATAGTGAAGAAGCAGAACATGGCTTTGCTGGTTCCAAACGCCTTGTCAATTCGCACATCAGACGGAGACAAG TACCTGTTTGTGTCAATGCGGAACAGAGAATCCTGTTTTCAGCTCCTGCGTTCATTATGTCCTCAGATAGAG GACGGCAGCACTAATAGCAGCCCTGTGTTCTcctcagctgaaaacagcttcGATAAGAGCAAACCTGTG AACACGAGCCAGTCCAGTCTGGATGACAGCTTCGACCAGCTTGATGGTTCTGAGTCGCAGGCTTTACAGGACCGGCCTCTGCATAGACCACACAGAG AAACGGTGCCTAATGGGAACAGCTTGGCTTACAGGAGCCTGCACATGCAGCAGGACGATAGCTCGTCCTCGGAGGAGCTGTCAGTATCAG GTTCAAGTGGATCGTGGGTTTGGAATGTGACAGAAAAGGCCAAGTCCCTGCTGGTTCAGAGAGAGGCCAGCACCCTCAACACTCTACTCTTCATTTACTTGATTTT ggttgtgctgctgctgctgtcctcaggGTACATCGGGTTACGTATCGTGGCTCTGGAGGAACAGCTGACATCCCTTGGGGCATTGCCTGAGTTCACCTTACAGAGCAG gtACCGCCAAGACACATAA
- the si:zfos-943e10.1 gene encoding GRAM domain-containing protein 2B isoform X2, with protein sequence MLENKRERLKTFLRKIDEKAIVRIKHFMKESYPVESSGGGLPAKVKKSRSSLGKSSIKVETRKALSLEAAQLEIQQQHKTLTRQTAIRSQTFDVDSRGFERTEGTGTQSSFMKHNKTFHQLFPDIPKNEDLIHAYICALQKEVPYHGRLYITDTHACFYSSVLLKDTKVVIPVSCIHIVKKQNMALLVPNALSIRTSDGDKYLFVSMRNRESCFQLLRSLCPQIEDGSTNSSPVFSSAENSFDKSKPVNTSQSSLDDSFDQLDGSESQALQDRPLHRPHRETVPNGNSLAYRSLHMQQDDSSSSEELSVSGSSGSWVWNVTEKAKSLLVQREASTLNTLLFIYLILVVLLLLSSGYIGLRIVALEEQLTSLGALPEFTLQSRYRQDT encoded by the exons CTACCCAGTAGAGAGCAGCGGTGGCGGGCTGCCAGCTaaagtgaagaaaagcaggagCAGCTTAGGCAAAAGCAGCATTAAGGTGGAGACGAGGAAAGCCTTGAGCTTGGAGGCGGCGCAGCTCGAGATCCAGCAACAGCACAAAACCCTCACGAGACAAACTGCTATCAG GTCGCAGACGTTCGATGTTGACAGCAGAGGCTTTGAGAGGACGGAGGGCACTGGCACACAAAGT AGTTTCATGAAGCACAACAAGACATTCCACCAGTTGTTTCCAGACATTCCTAAGAATGAGGACTTGATACATG CCTACATCTGTGCCCTGCAGAAGGAAGTGCCCTACCACGGTCGACTGTACATCACTGACACACATGCCTGTTTCTACTCCTCCGTTCTACTCAAGGACACCAAG GTAGTAATTCCGGTTTCCTGCATCCACATAGTGAAGAAGCAGAACATGGCTTTGCTGGTTCCAAACGCCTTGTCAATTCGCACATCAGACGGAGACAAG TACCTGTTTGTGTCAATGCGGAACAGAGAATCCTGTTTTCAGCTCCTGCGTTCATTATGTCCTCAGATAGAG GACGGCAGCACTAATAGCAGCCCTGTGTTCTcctcagctgaaaacagcttcGATAAGAGCAAACCTGTG AACACGAGCCAGTCCAGTCTGGATGACAGCTTCGACCAGCTTGATGGTTCTGAGTCGCAGGCTTTACAGGACCGGCCTCTGCATAGACCACACAGAG AAACGGTGCCTAATGGGAACAGCTTGGCTTACAGGAGCCTGCACATGCAGCAGGACGATAGCTCGTCCTCGGAGGAGCTGTCAGTATCAG GTTCAAGTGGATCGTGGGTTTGGAATGTGACAGAAAAGGCCAAGTCCCTGCTGGTTCAGAGAGAGGCCAGCACCCTCAACACTCTACTCTTCATTTACTTGATTTT ggttgtgctgctgctgctgtcctcaggGTACATCGGGTTACGTATCGTGGCTCTGGAGGAACAGCTGACATCCCTTGGGGCATTGCCTGAGTTCACCTTACAGAGCAG gtACCGCCAAGACACATAA
- the si:zfos-943e10.1 gene encoding GRAM domain-containing protein 2B isoform X4: protein MPTVSRYMSFRSSKRFKLVSYPVESSGGGLPAKVKKSRSSLGKSSIKVETRKALSLEAAQLEIQQQHKTLTRQTAIRSQTFDVDSRGFERTEGTGTQSSFMKHNKTFHQLFPDIPKNEDLIHAYICALQKEVPYHGRLYITDTHACFYSSVLLKDTKVVIPVSCIHIVKKQNMALLVPNALSIRTSDGDKYLFVSMRNRESCFQLLRSLCPQIEDGSTNSSPVFSSAENSFDKSKPVNTSQSSLDDSFDQLDGSESQALQDRPLHRPHRETVPNGNSLAYRSLHMQQDDSSSSEELSVSGSSGSWVWNVTEKAKSLLVQREASTLNTLLFIYLILVVLLLLSSGYIGLRIVALEEQLTSLGALPEFTLQSRYRQDT from the exons ATGCCTACTGTCAGTAGGTACATGAGTTTTCGTTCATCAAAGCGATTTAAACTGGTCAG CTACCCAGTAGAGAGCAGCGGTGGCGGGCTGCCAGCTaaagtgaagaaaagcaggagCAGCTTAGGCAAAAGCAGCATTAAGGTGGAGACGAGGAAAGCCTTGAGCTTGGAGGCGGCGCAGCTCGAGATCCAGCAACAGCACAAAACCCTCACGAGACAAACTGCTATCAG GTCGCAGACGTTCGATGTTGACAGCAGAGGCTTTGAGAGGACGGAGGGCACTGGCACACAAAGT AGTTTCATGAAGCACAACAAGACATTCCACCAGTTGTTTCCAGACATTCCTAAGAATGAGGACTTGATACATG CCTACATCTGTGCCCTGCAGAAGGAAGTGCCCTACCACGGTCGACTGTACATCACTGACACACATGCCTGTTTCTACTCCTCCGTTCTACTCAAGGACACCAAG GTAGTAATTCCGGTTTCCTGCATCCACATAGTGAAGAAGCAGAACATGGCTTTGCTGGTTCCAAACGCCTTGTCAATTCGCACATCAGACGGAGACAAG TACCTGTTTGTGTCAATGCGGAACAGAGAATCCTGTTTTCAGCTCCTGCGTTCATTATGTCCTCAGATAGAG GACGGCAGCACTAATAGCAGCCCTGTGTTCTcctcagctgaaaacagcttcGATAAGAGCAAACCTGTG AACACGAGCCAGTCCAGTCTGGATGACAGCTTCGACCAGCTTGATGGTTCTGAGTCGCAGGCTTTACAGGACCGGCCTCTGCATAGACCACACAGAG AAACGGTGCCTAATGGGAACAGCTTGGCTTACAGGAGCCTGCACATGCAGCAGGACGATAGCTCGTCCTCGGAGGAGCTGTCAGTATCAG GTTCAAGTGGATCGTGGGTTTGGAATGTGACAGAAAAGGCCAAGTCCCTGCTGGTTCAGAGAGAGGCCAGCACCCTCAACACTCTACTCTTCATTTACTTGATTTT ggttgtgctgctgctgctgtcctcaggGTACATCGGGTTACGTATCGTGGCTCTGGAGGAACAGCTGACATCCCTTGGGGCATTGCCTGAGTTCACCTTACAGAGCAG gtACCGCCAAGACACATAA
- the si:zfos-943e10.1 gene encoding GRAM domain-containing protein 2B isoform X3 — translation MPTVSRYMSFRSSKRFKLVSSYPVESSGGGLPAKVKKSRSSLGKSSIKVETRKALSLEAAQLEIQQQHKTLTRQTAIRSQTFDVDSRGFERTEGTGTQSSFMKHNKTFHQLFPDIPKNEDLIHAYICALQKEVPYHGRLYITDTHACFYSSVLLKDTKVVIPVSCIHIVKKQNMALLVPNALSIRTSDGDKYLFVSMRNRESCFQLLRSLCPQIEDGSTNSSPVFSSAENSFDKSKPVNTSQSSLDDSFDQLDGSESQALQDRPLHRPHRETVPNGNSLAYRSLHMQQDDSSSSEELSVSGSSGSWVWNVTEKAKSLLVQREASTLNTLLFIYLILVVLLLLSSGYIGLRIVALEEQLTSLGALPEFTLQSRYRQDT, via the exons ATGCCTACTGTCAGTAGGTACATGAGTTTTCGTTCATCAAAGCGATTTAAACTGGTCAG CAGCTACCCAGTAGAGAGCAGCGGTGGCGGGCTGCCAGCTaaagtgaagaaaagcaggagCAGCTTAGGCAAAAGCAGCATTAAGGTGGAGACGAGGAAAGCCTTGAGCTTGGAGGCGGCGCAGCTCGAGATCCAGCAACAGCACAAAACCCTCACGAGACAAACTGCTATCAG GTCGCAGACGTTCGATGTTGACAGCAGAGGCTTTGAGAGGACGGAGGGCACTGGCACACAAAGT AGTTTCATGAAGCACAACAAGACATTCCACCAGTTGTTTCCAGACATTCCTAAGAATGAGGACTTGATACATG CCTACATCTGTGCCCTGCAGAAGGAAGTGCCCTACCACGGTCGACTGTACATCACTGACACACATGCCTGTTTCTACTCCTCCGTTCTACTCAAGGACACCAAG GTAGTAATTCCGGTTTCCTGCATCCACATAGTGAAGAAGCAGAACATGGCTTTGCTGGTTCCAAACGCCTTGTCAATTCGCACATCAGACGGAGACAAG TACCTGTTTGTGTCAATGCGGAACAGAGAATCCTGTTTTCAGCTCCTGCGTTCATTATGTCCTCAGATAGAG GACGGCAGCACTAATAGCAGCCCTGTGTTCTcctcagctgaaaacagcttcGATAAGAGCAAACCTGTG AACACGAGCCAGTCCAGTCTGGATGACAGCTTCGACCAGCTTGATGGTTCTGAGTCGCAGGCTTTACAGGACCGGCCTCTGCATAGACCACACAGAG AAACGGTGCCTAATGGGAACAGCTTGGCTTACAGGAGCCTGCACATGCAGCAGGACGATAGCTCGTCCTCGGAGGAGCTGTCAGTATCAG GTTCAAGTGGATCGTGGGTTTGGAATGTGACAGAAAAGGCCAAGTCCCTGCTGGTTCAGAGAGAGGCCAGCACCCTCAACACTCTACTCTTCATTTACTTGATTTT ggttgtgctgctgctgctgtcctcaggGTACATCGGGTTACGTATCGTGGCTCTGGAGGAACAGCTGACATCCCTTGGGGCATTGCCTGAGTTCACCTTACAGAGCAG gtACCGCCAAGACACATAA
- the lim2.2 gene encoding lens intrinsic membrane protein 2.2, with the protein MLYSLAGGGTLCGVAALVLLIVSTATDFWMQYRYSGSSANQGLWRFCINHKCHAHTITVAFWDATRAFMLLAVLSCFAGVMLGLSAFTNGTKNRRVRTGGIALVLSGFLALLALAIYTGVTVTFFGKRFLDWRFSWSYIIGWVAIILAFAAGMFQLFAYRRTTAEPAPSNNPDS; encoded by the exons ATGCTGTATAGTTTGGCGGGAGGAGGCACGCTCTGTGGAGTGGCTGCCCTCGTGCTTCTCATCGTTTCAACGGCAACAGACTTCTGGATGCAATATCGATACTCGGGCAGCTCAGCCAATCAGGGGCTTTGGAGGTTCTGCATTAATCACAAATGCCACGCTCACACTATAACTGTAG CCTTCTGGGATGCTACACGGGCCTTTATGCTGCTGGCGGTGCTGAGCTGCTTCGCCGGCGTGATGCTTGGCCTGAGCGCATTCACGAATGGGACCAAGAATCGGAGGGTCCGTACAGGCGGCATCGCCCTGGTCCTGTCAG GTTTTCTTGCTCTACTGGCTTTGGCAATTTACACCGGAGTGACTGTCACTTTCTTTGGCAAACGCTTCTTGGACTGGCGCTTTTCCTGGTCCTACATCATCGGCTGGGTGGCCATCATTTTGGCTTTTGCAGCAG GAATGTTTCAGCTCTTTGCTTACCGGCGGACCACAGCAGAACCTGCTCCGTCAAACAACCCAGACAGCTGA